A single region of the Mercenaria mercenaria strain notata chromosome 6, MADL_Memer_1, whole genome shotgun sequence genome encodes:
- the LOC123549859 gene encoding GDP-D-glycero-alpha-D-manno-heptose dehydrogenase-like produces MLFRPDLTRIYIQQFIEGMKVLVTGGAGYLGSILVPMLLKKGHDVTVYDTLRWGVNSLIHVANNSRLRIVKGDIKDRKHIADEISLQDAIIHLAAIVGYPACDANPDSALDTNISGTRNIAEFKSSNQILIYACTGSCYGAIDGNCTENTKLNPLTLYGKSKASGEEIIRSVGGISLRLATLFGLSTRMRLDLLVNDLTYKAFECKNIELYEGDFRRTFLHVRDAAEAFIFALENEQNMSGEAYNVGDENLNMTKYNVAQIIQKLIPDCSITQTYSTHDKDKRDYEVSYKKINDLGYRNKISIEEGIREMLRVFPFLSVGEPLQYCNI; encoded by the coding sequence CAGTTCATAGAAGGAATGAAAGTGCTAGTCACAGGAGGTGCTGGATATCTTGGTTCAATTTTAGTACCAATGCTGTTAAAGAAAGGGCATGATGTAACAGTATATGATACGTTACGCTGGGGAGTCAATTCATTAATACACGTCGCAAATAACTCTAGACTTAGGATAGTTAAGGGAGATATAAAGGATAGGAAACATATTGCCGATGAAATATCATTACAAGACGCAATCATACATCTTGCAGCTATAGTTGGATATCCTGCTTGTGATGCAAATCCAGATTCTGCATTGGATACTAATATATCTGGCACAAGGAATATCGCTGAGTTTAAATCAAGTAATCAAATATTGATATACGCTTGCACAGGATCTTGTTACGGTGCTATCGATGGCAACTGTACGGAAAACACAAAGTTAAATCCCTTGACATTGTATGGAAAAAGTAAAGCAAGTGGTGAAGAAATAATACGATCCGTAGGTGGTATCTCTCTTAGACTCGCTACATTGTTTGGCTTATCTACAAGAATGCGACTTGATTTACTGGTAAACGATTTGACATATAAAGCCTTTGAAtgcaaaaatattgaattatatgAAGGTGATTTCAGAAGGACATTCCTGCATGTAAGAGATGCTGCAGAAGCATTCATTTTTGCACttgaaaatgaacaaaatatgtcCGGCGAAGCATATAATGTCGGGGACGAAAATCTtaacatgacaaaatacaatGTTGCGCAGATTATTCAAAAGCTAATACCAGACTGCAGTATTACTCAAACTTATTCAACGCATGACAAAGACAAACGTGATTATGAAGTCtcatataaaaagataaatgatTTAGGGTATCGAAATAAGATATCAATTGAAGAAGGAATTAGAGAAATGCTCAGGGTTTTTCCATTCTTATCTGTCGGGGAACCATTGCAGTATTGTAATATATAA